The following are encoded together in the Glycine soja cultivar W05 chromosome 5, ASM419377v2, whole genome shotgun sequence genome:
- the LOC114412820 gene encoding endoplasmic reticulum metallopeptidase 1, with product MAFGSSEDVSGVKLLVLLAVMYGLFSALTYSVIHMKFVKPLGNDAPLDRFSEARTVQHVRMLSQEIDGRQEGRPGLKKAAQYIKGQLEVIKERASSNVRIEIEETTVSGSFNMLFLGHNIALGYRNHTNILMRISSVDSKETDPSVLVNGHFDSPLGSPGAGDCGSCVASMLEIARLIVDSGWAPYRPVIFLFNGAEELFMLGSHGFMKMHKWHDTIGAFINVEASGTGGPDLVCQSGPSSWPSNVYAEAAIYPMANSAAQDVFPVIPGDTDYRIFSQDYGNIPGLDIIFLLGGYFYHTSSDTVERLLPGSIQARGENLFSIIKTFTNSAKLQNTYKTNSSEITASTFNDERAVFFDYFSWFMIFYPRWVAKILHSIPVFFFLVMPFTHGRTHSWSAALCDFIKGFLFHAVGIIFAVVVPVAFSMLRLLFSSQTMNWFAHPYLAFAMFIPCALVGLLIPRIIWRHFPLSQDISIVKISKEALSDEARFWGAFGFYAVLTLAYLVAGLSGGFVTFFVCASLLPAWISFCLSVKYFGQRSLRSTMFYILPLVPCLAYSVYFGGILAQFLIEKMGMMGSLPLPYGHYVPDVIVAALIGIVTGWCTGPLMPICGHWLARSSILQFLLHLSVFALALSSQFFPYTMSAPKRIVFQHTFHTAGSSQIIESTYDFSVTDSNSLLFLFKHSPSVAKELNITSEFSFESTSLSKRNDWMAIFPVSFLFSNSLKFPAKRDDILKQYEFFPKLSVQNPSLNPEKGPRRVHLELYLGSLEEVWVAVLNITGPLSSWSFADNLLPGTETYGGGPQSYICRLSGPSDGNWTFWLEANSSEALRVDLAVLDQKLVDPVKRLKNLFPDWVDVVAYSSFMSSYIF from the exons ATGGCGTTCGGGTCTTCCGAGGATGTCTCAGGTGTCAAATTGCTTGTCCTTCTGGCGGTTATGTACGGACTCTTCTCGGCGCTGACATACTCCGTCATCCACATGAAGTTCGTGAAGCCTCTCGGGAATGACGCGCCGCTCGATCGATTCTCTGAAGCCAGAACCGTACAACACGTTCGAATGTTGTCGCAAGAGATCGACGGTCGTCAA GAAGGGCGTCCTGGATTGAAAAAGGCAGCACAATATATTAAGGGTCAGTTGGAAGTAATAAAGGAGCGAGCTAGCTCCAATGTCAG AATTGAGATTGAGGAGACAACTGTGAGTGGCTCCTTCAATATGTTGTTTTTGGGCCATAACATAGCTTTGGGATACAGAAATCACACTAATATTCTTATGAG gATATCATCTGTGGATTCCAAAGAGACTGATCCATCCGTTTTAGTGAATGGGCATTTTGATAGTCCCCTTGGTTCCCCTGGTGCTGGTGACTGTGGTTCATGTGTTG CATCCATGCTGGAAATTGCAAGACTAATTGTCGACTCTGGTTGGGCTCCCTACCGCCcagttattttcctttttaatggtGCTGAGGAACTTTTTATGTTG GGTTCACATGGATTCATGAAGATGCACAAATGGCATGACACTATAGGAGCTTTTATAAATGTGGAGGCATCTGGGACTGGAGGGCCTG ATTTAGTTTGCCAATCTGGACCCAGTTCTTGGCCTTCTAATGTCTATGCAGAAGCAGCAATATACCCTATGGCTAATAGTGCAGCCCag GATGTTTTTCCTGTTATTCCTGGAGATACAGATTACCGAATATTTTCCCAAGACTATGGGAATATTCCTGGGCTTGACATTATCTTTCTACTTGGTGGTTATTTTTACCATACCTCATCTGATACAGTAGAGAGACTATT ACCTGGAAGCATTCAAGCACGTGGAGAGAATTTGTTCAGCATAATCAAGACTTTTACTAATTCTGCTAAGCTACAAAACACCTATAAAACAAATTCCAGTGAAATTACAGCTAGCACATTCAACGATGAGCGGGctgtattttttgattatttctcATGGTTTATG ATATTTTATCCTAGATGGGTAGCTAAAATTCTTCACAGTATTCCTGTCTTCTTCTTTCTTGTTATGCCCTTCACGCATGGTAGGACACATTCTTGGTCAGCAGCATTGTGTGATTTTATAAAAG GATTTTTGTTCCATGCTGTTGGGATTATATTTGCAGTTGTTGTTCCTGTTGCATTTTCTATGCTGAGATTACTGTTCTCTTCTCAGACAATGAATTG GTTTGCTCATCCATACTTGGCTTTCGCGATGTTTATACCTTGTGCACTTGTTGGACTTTTAATTCCAAGAATTATCTGGAGACACTTTCCTCTTTCTCAAGATATTTCCATTGTCAAGATATCAAAAGAG GCACTATCTGATGAAGCAAGGTTCTGGGGAGCATTTGGGTTCTATGCCGTATTAACTTTG GCTTATCTTGTAGCTGGGTTGAGTGGAGGCTTTGTgactttttttgtgtgtgcttCCCTGCTTCCTGCATGGATATCTTTCTGCTTGTCAGTCAAATACTTTGGACAACGGTCACTCAG GTCAACAATGTTTTACATACTACCTCTAGTTCCATGCCTTGCCTATTCTGTTTATTTTGGTGGCATTCTTGCCCAGTTTCTGATAGAGAAGATGGGAATGATGGGTTCTCTTCCACTACCATATG GGCACTATGTTCCCGATGTTATTGTGGCTGCATTAATTGGAATTGTAACTGGTTGGTGCACAGGCCCTCTAATGCCCATATGTGGGCATTGGTTAGCCAGGTCATCCATCTTGCAATTTCTGCTACATCTTAGTGTGTTTGCTTTGGCATTATCATCTCAGTTCTTTCCTTACACTATGTCTGCGCCTAAGAGGATTGTTTTTCAGCATACTTTCCATACTGCAG GCTCAAGTCAGATTATAGAATCCACCTATGATTTTTCTGTAACTGACTCCAATTCTTTACTATTCCTTTTCAAACATTCACCTAGTGTGGCAAAGGAATTGAATATTACTTCAGAGTTTTCATTTGAATCCACATCATTGTCTAAACGCAATGATTGGATG GCAATTTTTCcagtttcttttctcttctcaaaTAGTCTCAAGTTCCCTGCAAAAAGGGATGATATTTTGAAACAGTATGAATTCTTTCCCAAATTGTCTGTTCAAAATCCATCTTTAAATCCCGAAAAGGGACCCAGAAGAGTTCACTTGGAGCTTTATTTAGG tTCCTTGGAAGAGGTTTGGGTTGCGGTTCTCAACATCACTGGTCCTTTATCAAGTTGGTCATTTGCAGATAATTTGCTTCCAG GAACCGAAACCTATGGTGGTGGTCCACAATCATATATATGCCGTCTCAGTGGACCTAGCGATGGAAATTGGACCTTCTGGTTAGAG GCTAACAGCTCTGAAGCATTAAGAGTGGACCTAGCGGTTTTAGACCAAAAGTTGGTTGATCCAGTAAAGAGATTGAAGAATCTTTTTCCAGACTGGGTTGATGTTGTTGCATATTCTAGTTTTATGTCTAGCTATATCTTCTAA
- the LOC114412822 gene encoding probable signal peptidase complex subunit 1: MDWQGQKLAEQLMQIMLLAFAVIAFVGGYVMASFQMMILIYAGGVVFTTLLTVPNWPLFNRHPLTWLDPSEVEKHPKPLPSANVTQKKKPVKK; encoded by the coding sequence ATGGATTGGCAAGGGCAAAAGCTGGCGGAGCAACTGATGCAGATAATGCTGCTTGCATTTGCTGTGATTGCATTTGTAGGTGGATATGTCATGGCTTCTTTCCAAATGATGATTCTCATATATGCTGGGGGTGTGGTTTTCACCACCTTGCTCACTGTCCCCAATTGGCCCCTTTTCAATCGCCACCCTCTTACGTGGTTGGATCCAAGTGAGGTGGAAAAGCATCCCAAGCCACTACCATCTGCCAATGTAACTCAAAAGAAGAAACCTGTTAAGAagtag